The following are encoded together in the Mesoterricola sediminis genome:
- the purH gene encoding bifunctional phosphoribosylaminoimidazolecarboxamide formyltransferase/IMP cyclohydrolase, producing the protein MATALLSVYDKTGLLPLAEGLHGLGWHLLATGGTLKALLEAGLPVQEVADYTGAPEAFGGRVKTLHPRIHGGLLYRREEASHVADAERLDIPPIDLVVVNLYPFEATAARPGVTPAECIEQIDIGGPSMIRSAAKNHAAVTVLTDPGQYEMFLSKLAEGTWSLADRKACALAAFQRTAAYDAAISAWMAIALDAEALPERFSIGLEAKQGLRYGENPHQHAAFYVRPGAPEEGIAASRQLQGKELSFNNLLDADAAARTVFQFAAPSCVIVKHNNPCGVGRGPHVLEAFLKAQAGDPVSSFGGIVAFNRPVGVEVAQAMVQSFWEVVMAPGFSAEALAIFAAKKQLRILETPATWPLSAHGLDLRSIGGGFLVQRPDDAFTPVEQWQVKATGRGPRPLMEDMVLAQTVAKAVKSNAIVLVRDGGTVGIGAGQMSRVDSVEIACRKAGDRAKGAILGSDAFFPFADGLEVAVQHGVTAFIEPGGSLRDKDVIEAAQRLGVWLFFTGTRHFRH; encoded by the coding sequence ATGGCTACGGCGCTGCTCTCGGTGTACGACAAGACGGGGCTCCTGCCCCTGGCGGAAGGCCTGCATGGCCTGGGCTGGCACCTGCTGGCCACCGGAGGCACGCTGAAGGCCCTTCTGGAGGCGGGGCTGCCGGTCCAGGAGGTGGCGGACTACACCGGCGCCCCGGAAGCCTTCGGCGGGCGGGTCAAGACCCTCCACCCCCGCATCCACGGCGGCCTCCTGTACCGCCGGGAGGAGGCCTCCCACGTGGCCGACGCGGAGCGCCTCGACATCCCGCCCATCGACCTCGTCGTCGTGAACCTCTACCCCTTCGAGGCCACCGCGGCCCGGCCCGGGGTCACCCCGGCCGAGTGCATCGAGCAGATCGACATCGGCGGCCCCAGCATGATCCGCTCCGCCGCCAAGAACCACGCCGCCGTGACCGTCCTGACCGACCCGGGTCAGTATGAAATGTTCCTGTCCAAGCTGGCCGAGGGCACCTGGTCCCTGGCGGACCGGAAGGCCTGCGCCCTGGCCGCCTTCCAGCGCACGGCGGCCTACGACGCCGCCATCAGCGCCTGGATGGCCATCGCCCTGGACGCGGAGGCCCTGCCCGAGCGCTTCAGCATCGGCCTGGAGGCCAAGCAGGGGCTCCGCTACGGCGAGAACCCCCACCAGCACGCGGCCTTCTACGTCCGGCCCGGCGCCCCCGAGGAGGGGATCGCCGCCAGCCGGCAGCTCCAGGGCAAGGAACTGAGTTTCAACAACCTGCTGGACGCGGACGCCGCGGCCCGCACGGTCTTCCAGTTCGCCGCCCCCTCCTGCGTCATCGTCAAGCACAACAACCCCTGCGGGGTCGGCCGCGGCCCGCACGTCCTCGAGGCCTTCCTGAAGGCCCAGGCCGGGGACCCGGTCTCCTCCTTCGGGGGCATCGTCGCCTTCAACCGCCCCGTGGGCGTCGAGGTCGCCCAGGCCATGGTCCAGAGCTTCTGGGAGGTCGTCATGGCCCCCGGGTTCTCCGCCGAGGCCCTGGCCATCTTCGCCGCCAAGAAGCAGCTGCGGATCCTGGAGACCCCCGCCACCTGGCCCCTGTCGGCCCACGGGCTCGACCTGCGCAGCATCGGCGGCGGCTTCCTCGTCCAGCGTCCCGACGACGCCTTCACCCCGGTCGAGCAGTGGCAGGTCAAGGCCACCGGCCGCGGCCCCCGGCCCCTCATGGAGGACATGGTCCTGGCCCAGACCGTCGCCAAGGCCGTCAAGTCCAACGCCATCGTCCTCGTGCGGGACGGCGGCACCGTCGGCATCGGCGCGGGCCAGATGAGCCGCGTGGATTCCGTCGAGATCGCCTGCCGCAAGGCCGGGGACCGGGCCAAGGGCGCCATCCTGGGCTCCGACGCCTTCTTCCCCTTCGCCGATGGCCTCGAGGTGGCCGTCCAGCACGGCGTCACCGCCTTCATCGAGCCGGGCGGCAGCCTCCGCGACAAGGACGTCATCGAGGCCGCCCAGCGCCTCGGCGTCTGGCTCTTCTTCACCGGCACCCGCCACTTCCGCCACTAG
- a CDS encoding 2Fe-2S iron-sulfur cluster-binding protein — protein sequence MPTLKINDVEVKVEPGTLLLDACAQAGFPVPSYCYHPTLTPVATCRMCVVEIKGQPKLATSCTTLAADGQEVFTESPAVKDGRAGVMEFLLINHPLDCPICDQAGECKLQDYSYQYGQDDSRMVEPKRRYRYEDLGAKIVIDKNRCIHCTRCVRFTKEISGTYELTVANRGSNLEVTTYAGRSMDENPLAGNVVDLCPVGALTSRDFRFNKRVWYLKPVPTINRHSPMANPMWADVDKNRVWRFRPRPQGTQVSTHYMFDEERLAWHRYDLDPAVRVATPVLRGAPASVEAVAAALREGATAVVGQGTFGCDSAQRLGDLASAPELRYGSGDRVVQIQFPALQLSSDGVLNRRGFSERGYRFGHLDELLAKVKGGEVRSVILLHDEAFSSRAEAAKLREIVEAAPFSLVLEPIPGELSGLATATLPVTTFLEEADFVIDHEGVLKRYQKALQAPKGVKTVAAWAKELAAATQAAHA from the coding sequence ATGCCAACGCTGAAGATCAACGATGTCGAAGTGAAGGTGGAGCCCGGAACGCTCCTCCTGGACGCCTGCGCCCAGGCCGGGTTCCCGGTGCCGAGCTACTGCTACCATCCGACCCTCACCCCGGTGGCGACCTGCCGCATGTGCGTGGTGGAGATCAAGGGCCAGCCCAAGCTGGCGACCAGCTGCACCACCCTGGCCGCGGACGGCCAGGAGGTGTTCACCGAGTCCCCGGCCGTCAAAGACGGGCGAGCGGGCGTCATGGAGTTCCTCCTCATCAACCACCCCCTGGACTGCCCCATCTGCGACCAGGCCGGGGAGTGCAAGCTCCAGGACTACAGCTACCAGTACGGCCAGGACGACAGCCGCATGGTGGAGCCCAAGCGGCGCTACCGCTACGAGGACCTGGGCGCCAAGATCGTCATCGACAAGAACCGGTGCATCCACTGCACCCGCTGCGTGCGCTTCACCAAGGAGATCTCGGGCACCTACGAGCTCACGGTGGCCAACCGCGGCTCCAACCTCGAGGTGACCACGTACGCCGGCCGCAGCATGGACGAGAACCCCCTGGCCGGGAACGTCGTGGACCTGTGCCCCGTGGGGGCCCTCACGAGCCGGGACTTCCGCTTCAACAAGCGCGTCTGGTACCTCAAGCCCGTGCCCACCATCAACCGCCACAGCCCCATGGCCAACCCCATGTGGGCGGACGTGGACAAGAACCGGGTGTGGCGCTTCCGGCCCCGGCCCCAGGGCACCCAGGTCAGCACCCACTACATGTTCGACGAGGAGCGCCTGGCCTGGCACCGGTACGACCTCGACCCCGCCGTCCGCGTCGCCACCCCGGTGCTCCGGGGGGCCCCGGCCTCCGTCGAGGCCGTCGCGGCCGCGCTCCGCGAGGGCGCCACGGCCGTGGTGGGCCAGGGCACCTTCGGCTGCGATTCGGCCCAGCGCCTCGGCGACCTGGCCTCCGCCCCCGAGCTGCGCTACGGCAGCGGCGACCGGGTGGTCCAGATCCAGTTCCCCGCCCTCCAGCTCAGCAGCGACGGGGTCCTGAACCGCCGGGGCTTCTCCGAGCGCGGCTACCGCTTCGGGCACCTGGACGAGCTCCTCGCCAAGGTGAAGGGCGGCGAGGTCCGGTCGGTGATCCTGCTCCACGACGAGGCCTTCTCCAGCCGGGCCGAGGCGGCGAAACTGCGGGAGATCGTCGAGGCCGCGCCCTTCAGCCTGGTCCTCGAGCCGATCCCCGGCGAGCTCAGCGGCCTCGCCACGGCGACCCTGCCGGTGACCACCTTCCTCGAGGAGGCCGACTTCGTCATCGACCACGAGGGCGTCCTCAAGCGCTACCAGAAGGCCCTCCAGGCCCCCAAGGGCGTGAAGACCGTGGCCGCCTGGGCGAAGGAGCTGGCCGCGGCGACCCAAGCCGCGCATGCCTAG
- a CDS encoding 50S ribosomal protein L11 methyltransferase → MANVPLHTRWLLVVPEAAEDSLGDWLTERGATATYREADGARTFYAYFPPGLTPPDPAGLAAFPGVALAREERFEDEDWLARSREGFGSLEVGRGFHIQPLWARGEAPGGRTPVVVNPGLAFGTGGHETTRLCMALLEDLRDEGRLQDPVLDIGAGTGILSLAAWLCGARRITALDNDPDCGPAMEEFIELNQGVLGGARPYAHFVGLLDDPRADGPWCTVLANILLETIQMLLPRMADITAPGGRLVASGILAERQDEALISLVAYGFRPLRVVQEGAWIAILAERTA, encoded by the coding sequence ATGGCGAACGTACCCCTCCACACCCGATGGCTGCTCGTGGTTCCGGAGGCCGCGGAGGACTCCCTGGGCGACTGGCTCACCGAGCGCGGCGCGACCGCGACCTACCGCGAGGCCGACGGCGCCCGGACCTTCTATGCCTATTTCCCCCCGGGCCTGACGCCCCCCGATCCCGCCGGGCTCGCGGCCTTCCCCGGGGTCGCCCTGGCCCGGGAGGAGCGCTTCGAGGACGAGGACTGGCTGGCCAGGAGCCGCGAGGGCTTCGGATCCCTCGAGGTGGGCCGGGGCTTCCACATCCAGCCCCTGTGGGCGCGCGGCGAGGCCCCCGGCGGCCGCACCCCGGTCGTCGTCAATCCCGGCCTGGCCTTCGGCACCGGCGGCCACGAGACCACCCGCCTCTGCATGGCCCTCCTGGAGGACCTGCGGGACGAGGGCCGCCTGCAGGACCCCGTCCTCGACATCGGCGCGGGCACCGGGATCCTCTCCCTCGCGGCGTGGCTCTGCGGCGCCCGGCGGATCACCGCCCTGGACAACGACCCGGACTGCGGCCCGGCCATGGAGGAGTTCATCGAGCTGAACCAGGGCGTCCTGGGCGGGGCGCGGCCCTACGCGCACTTCGTGGGCCTCCTGGACGACCCCCGCGCCGACGGGCCCTGGTGCACGGTCCTCGCCAACATCCTCCTGGAGACCATCCAGATGCTGCTGCCCCGCATGGCCGACATCACCGCGCCCGGGGGCAGGCTGGTGGCCTCGGGCATCCTCGCCGAGCGCCAGGACGAGGCCCTCATCAGCCTGGTGGCCTACGGCTTCCGGCCTCTGCGGGTCGTCCAGGAAGGGGCCTGGATCGCCATCCTCGCGGAGCGGACGGCGTGA
- a CDS encoding sigma-54 interaction domain-containing protein: MPSLLRLHWSTLGEPTLGLEHRWAGVWDLTVDRSGQPAVPPRDTDLWVISAGAPEPPPALVRAAAEVGSLPILLVLDPAAAPLPPAVLAQWSALGSVRWGLLQDDPPQPGLRPAVQPSPSLSVTQALALGLVGIGPAMQDVLGKARAASATRATVLLQGESGTGKEIIARAIHAMSGQADQPFVPVHCGAIPDNLIESELFGFTKGAFTDARKDAPGKFREASGGTIFLDEVSTMPMGAQVRLLRVLQEREVQPLGGGGPVKVDVRVIAATNQDLWQRVQEGHFREDLFYRLEVVPITLPPLRTRREEIPFLAQHFLNRKAREHGLYPKALHPSVDSLLMALPWNGNVRQLENAIERAIVLSAARPVLTREDFTFLTERLPEGPRIVQELPPVESFSLAAAVPSVPSLDLPAEGVDLNQVVSDMEKKLMLQSLQVTRGNKKRAAELLGLKRTTFLEKMKRLDLEDPAPEGAEG, encoded by the coding sequence ATGCCCTCCCTCCTCCGTCTGCATTGGTCCACCCTCGGCGAGCCCACCCTTGGGCTCGAGCATCGCTGGGCCGGCGTATGGGATCTCACGGTGGATCGCAGCGGCCAACCCGCTGTCCCGCCGCGGGACACGGACCTCTGGGTGATCTCCGCCGGCGCCCCGGAACCGCCCCCGGCCCTCGTGCGGGCCGCCGCGGAAGTGGGGTCGCTGCCCATCCTCCTGGTGCTGGATCCGGCCGCCGCGCCCCTGCCGCCCGCCGTGCTCGCCCAGTGGAGCGCCCTGGGTTCAGTCCGGTGGGGCCTCCTCCAGGATGACCCGCCCCAGCCGGGGCTCCGGCCCGCCGTCCAGCCTTCGCCCAGTCTGTCCGTCACCCAGGCCCTGGCCCTGGGCCTGGTGGGCATCGGGCCCGCCATGCAGGACGTGCTCGGCAAGGCCCGCGCCGCCAGCGCCACCCGGGCCACGGTGCTGCTCCAGGGCGAGAGCGGCACGGGCAAGGAGATCATCGCCCGGGCCATCCACGCCATGAGCGGCCAGGCCGACCAGCCCTTCGTGCCGGTCCACTGCGGCGCCATCCCCGACAACCTCATCGAATCGGAGCTCTTCGGCTTCACCAAGGGCGCCTTCACCGACGCCCGCAAGGACGCCCCCGGCAAGTTCCGCGAGGCCTCGGGGGGCACCATCTTCCTGGACGAGGTGAGCACCATGCCCATGGGCGCCCAGGTGCGCCTGCTGCGGGTCCTCCAGGAGCGCGAGGTCCAGCCCCTGGGCGGCGGCGGCCCCGTCAAGGTGGACGTGCGCGTCATCGCCGCCACGAACCAGGATCTCTGGCAGCGGGTGCAGGAGGGCCATTTCCGGGAGGACCTCTTCTACCGCCTGGAAGTCGTGCCCATCACCCTGCCCCCCCTCCGGACGCGCCGGGAGGAGATCCCCTTCCTCGCCCAGCACTTCCTCAATCGCAAGGCCCGGGAACACGGCCTCTACCCCAAGGCCCTGCACCCCAGCGTGGATTCGCTGCTGATGGCCCTGCCCTGGAACGGCAACGTGCGCCAGCTGGAGAACGCCATCGAGCGCGCCATCGTCCTGTCCGCGGCCCGGCCCGTGCTCACCCGGGAGGATTTCACCTTCCTCACGGAGCGTCTCCCCGAGGGGCCCCGCATCGTCCAGGAGCTGCCCCCGGTGGAGAGCTTCTCCCTGGCGGCCGCCGTTCCGTCCGTCCCCTCCCTGGACCTGCCCGCCGAAGGGGTGGATCTCAACCAGGTGGTCTCGGACATGGAGAAGAAGCTCATGCTCCAGAGCCTCCAGGTGACCCGGGGCAACAAGAAGCGCGCCGCCGAACTCCTGGGCCTGAAGCGGACCACCTTCCTCGAGAAGATGAAGCGCCTGGACCTGGAGGACCCCGCCCCCGAGGGCGCCGAGGGCTGA
- a CDS encoding autotransporter outer membrane beta-barrel domain-containing protein has product MRMRPTLALAALALPLSAQAWDVRLEVPMPQGQNLPDTLIQGTSQLISQKRLDTGRGFILTASHRIIRVGPVLKFEWGAEFASWQADGVVANGAVTADSRLKQVGLGLGVNAQFWVPFTGLAGEIGAIERFQSYKLDVGGARQDKDIARPWLRVALRYSLPLPVVNPYLTASYQQPITKDRPVKVSSVSDLGSLLSAQGSGQEFERMWTFGVGIAF; this is encoded by the coding sequence ATGCGCATGCGCCCCACCCTCGCCCTGGCCGCCCTGGCCCTGCCCCTGTCCGCCCAGGCCTGGGATGTCCGGCTGGAAGTGCCCATGCCCCAGGGCCAGAACCTGCCCGATACCCTGATCCAGGGCACCTCCCAGCTCATCAGCCAGAAGCGCCTGGACACCGGCCGGGGCTTCATCCTGACGGCCAGCCATCGCATCATCCGGGTGGGGCCCGTGCTCAAGTTCGAGTGGGGGGCCGAGTTCGCCAGCTGGCAGGCCGACGGCGTCGTCGCCAACGGCGCCGTGACCGCCGACAGCCGCCTCAAGCAGGTGGGGTTGGGCCTGGGCGTGAACGCCCAGTTCTGGGTGCCCTTCACCGGCCTGGCCGGGGAGATCGGCGCCATCGAGCGCTTCCAGTCCTACAAGCTGGACGTGGGCGGCGCCCGCCAGGACAAGGACATCGCCCGCCCGTGGCTCCGGGTGGCCCTCCGGTACAGCCTCCCCCTGCCCGTCGTGAACCCCTACCTCACCGCCAGCTACCAGCAGCCCATCACCAAGGACCGCCCCGTGAAGGTCTCCAGCGTCTCCGACCTGGGGTCCCTGCTCAGCGCCCAGGGCTCCGGGCAGGAATTCGAGCGCATGTGGACCTTCGGCGTGGGAATCGCGTTCTGA
- a CDS encoding thiol-disulfide oxidoreductase DCC family protein, translated as MPSPLVLVYDAEDARCRRLADWVARRDREGLVVPFPSQNGEVARVAPELAGRVAPGLLLVLDTGTRQVEAGPRVMGPILARLPGWRVLAALGLAGLVFRVVAR; from the coding sequence ATGCCTAGTCCCCTCGTCCTGGTCTACGACGCCGAGGATGCCCGCTGCCGCCGCCTGGCGGACTGGGTCGCCCGGCGTGACCGGGAAGGCCTCGTGGTGCCCTTCCCCAGCCAGAACGGCGAGGTGGCCCGGGTGGCCCCCGAGCTGGCCGGCCGGGTCGCGCCCGGGCTGCTCCTCGTCCTCGACACGGGCACCCGCCAGGTGGAGGCCGGCCCCCGGGTCATGGGCCCCATCCTGGCCCGCCTCCCCGGGTGGCGTGTCCTGGCCGCCCTCGGCCTGGCCGGGCTCGTCTTCCGGGTGGTCGCCCGATAG